Below is a genomic region from Tripterygium wilfordii isolate XIE 37 chromosome 12, ASM1340144v1, whole genome shotgun sequence.
AAACATACctcaattttctcaaaattagaactacaagaaaaaaaaaaccaaaaactaaATGAAATTCAACTTGAATTCAAAGGTGTCGGAATCCAATTGCAtatgaaatcaaataattacTTGATTTACTGCTGGAAAAGACCGCGAGCAACGTAATGCAGTCGCCAGGATCGACAACGTGAGTAAGAGCCCAAGCTAACGCAGTCCTGGCGATCACTTTCTCTGCTTTGACGGCGACCACCACCCTCTCCACCGCCCTTCCGGCGGAGCGCTGCCGCTGACTATCTTCagaaacttctaggaacattacAGTTGTAGGAATACGATTCGGGGTTGCCCGGAAATTAGGACTCAGAGAACATGAATAACGTGGGACTAGTTTTCGCTCGCTTTCGTAAGGCGGTTCAGGAGTTGGAACTTATGAGAGAGCTTCACCTCGAGGCTTGATTCTTGAAGGGCAAAATCAATttccatagtttttttttttttttttatcatatttaAGGCACTTAAATATGCGTAGATATATTACATAATATTTGTACCCAATCACGTCCACTACAAGAGtcttatataaaaatattgtttattttaGATTTATAATAGGAATTTCAACCGTTGATATCTCCTATAAAATATTGTCTAAATTAATGTGCATCCTATAAGATGTTGTAAATTTAAATAGGGGGTGAACCCATAATTTAATGTGCACCCTGTAAGATATTATAAATTTAGACAGGGGTGAACCCACGATTTAATGTGTATACTGTTTAAATTTAGAGACTAAATTAATGTGCAATCGGTAAGATTCTCCAAATTTAAACAGTGGTGAACCCACGTTATATGGGCCTAAAACTTGGATTTACTTAATAATAGAGGAAAGCTCAttttactcaaaaaaaaaatttctttttgaaacaAGGATTTGAGAAGGGGTGAAATTCGAACTCATGACCTAATGAGTGAGTGATCCTTTACATATAATATGATTGTCGTTTAACCAACGTCTCACTTACCCAATTTATTCAAAAACTTGAGCAATTGTAACTGGGATAATTTAGATAcaagatctttatcatttttgtttattttaaggCAAGATTTTTATTCCCAATCCATTGGACAAGCGAGGTCCATTTCACTAATTCGTGAGGGAACATATTGGCTAAAAGTATGCGTGGTTCAGATTAGGGGCCCATTTCACTTGTAATAATTGGATGTAATCATAATTAAATTATATCAACCATAAGATAGTAGTACCAGCTAATTGTGCATGAAACGAATGATCACAAGTTCTCATTGAAAATTGGAAAACTATATGTGACCCCCCACATAACATATTGTTTCTTTGATAAGCCCTACATAGCATTGTTCCTTATCACATATTTTCAGATAtaataaattaaccaaaataGGAATAGCTGATCGGGACTTGTGCCATTTTATATGCAATGATTTAGGGGATGTGATTGGGATGGTTGACTTTTCCCATGACTGCCCTTTCCGTGAAGGAGTAGTGCGAGATTAGATTATTTTGGGACGACAAGTCAGACCCACCATGTGATTGTTATAAATCATGGGTAACAATTAAGGACCACATTGATGTTGATCAACACCGAGGCACGATTGCAACACCGTCCAAATATGCCCCCACAACGTGTGATGCTGGATAATAGCGTCGCGATTGGTTGATGTTAAGATCGAAAGTTCGAACCAACTGAGAatatttctttgaaattttgctGATTCTCTATACTTGTCAACTCTAATGGAGGGGTTAGGAGCCCTATTCCTCacagaataatgcttgagacccctaaAAAGTGACCCTCAAAAaatctcatttaatgtggagtgttggatgtgaagtgggccctacgtgtgtgtttttaatcaatgactattttaataccacatagatttgggggacttttgggggtctaGAGCATTGTTCATTCCTCACGTATAGGATTTGACTTAGTCTTACTTGTCGCCAGCATAGTGCGTGTTGTTCTGACGGTTCGAGCTTTACGTCCACTCAACTGTTCGAACGACATGCTAAGCTAGTTGGTTATTCGTGTTGTGAATTAATGACAAAAttcaaatatagaaaaaaatgTGGAAACAAATTCATCATATTTCACATTGTAATCAAATAGTACAATATGATTAatacatcaaaatcaaaatataagtCCACAATAAGATTAATTCATATAGAACCTACGGTCCAACATAATCAAGCACAATATTTCAAGAATAAAACTTAAGACAAGCATCTTGAACAGGAAGAaacaaagaagggaaaaaaaaaaaaaaccttcgcATAAGCATATTCACTATCCAGGTTTCAATTTCCCACTTAATCATATAGGTGGGATGGGAGGCGTGGGGTAAAATGGAGTTCAAGTGGGTTGGCTTTAAGGTTGGTCAAGCCCACTCCTTCAACCATGTCAACTGGGCCACCAGTTGGGCTTGAAATTTCAAACCCATGTAACAATTTCGCCAGTGCAAGATGCATAACTTGAAGTGAAAAAGAAATTCCCGGGCAAACTCTCCTCCCAGTCCCAAATGGTATGTACTCAAAATTGGCACCCCTAACGTTAAAATTCTTGTGTGTAGTTAGAAATCTTTCTGGTCGAAACTCGTTAGGCTCCGGCCATACATCTGGATCTCGAAGAAGCTTCGAAAGATTGACCAAGAGTCGCGTTCCAGCGGGGATATGGTAACCACTTAGAGTGCAATCTTCAGAGGACTCGTGTGGTACAGATAGAGGGGATGCAGGGTACAATCGCATTACTTCTTTAGTTATAGCTTGGAGGTAAACCAAATCCTTCACATCTGACTCTTCCACTGGCCTTTCCCTTCCTACCTGAGTATTTAATTCTTGTTGGGCTTTGTTTAACACGTCTGGATTGTTGATTAGTAAAGACAAAGCCCAAGTCAATGTTACTGTTGTCGTATCCGTTGCTCCTAGCATAATTGCctgaacaaaaataaaaaagttatgATAAGGATCTCAACAATTAGTATCTCAATTATCCTACTTGTTCAGTTGTATGTAGAGAATTTCATGTGTATCTTGTGAGAAATGTGAagttcacgaattcacttgTATCATGTACATCAAACTCAGTAGCTAGGACAATTAAAATCCCGACTGTTGAGATgtttatcatataaaaaaaaacaataaccaTGTAATAATTAGGCACACAACTTACAACACTATAGACTGCTAGGGACAAAATTAAGTAGTCAAATTAAATTCTCTGATACCTCATTTGATTTTTCAATAAAGTCACATACACTAACCTAAGTATCCAAATGAGTAATCATCAAATATGAAAAATCCCAAAACCTATCAAATGTCTTCAATCAAACTCTCTTTCAAGGCCTAACTGCCATGTTGCATCTTCACTTTCTCTCTCATTGGGactagattttgcatcaaagaaAGGGGATCATTATTTTCTGTTGCAGTATTTGCTACTGCGTTTGGAAGCCTGATTATATGGTTTGGGGAGCAAAATAACCAGTTAGGTCAAAGCTATTTTACTTTTCATTTGCATATCCTGGAGATGCTCTAAAGCCCTAAGGGCACccataaaaaggaaaaactaaaaagtaatcataatataatatgcatatggtgctaataattgaaaaaataaataaactaagAGAGGATTTGTGTGTGAGCAATACCACGCACGTAGACTTGATGATGGTGTCAACATCATAGCTGGGAAGATCAGATGCATCATCAAGCATTGATATGAGAGCATCCATGAAGTCCtggttttccttcttcttcctatGAACCTCTAACCATCCATCAACAATCTGATCGAGCTCTTTAAAACTCTTCTTCATAGCCTTCTCTATTCCTCccaaatcaaattttgttatttctttatagcgttaaataaatatataacatTGTTTAAGGCAGCTAAAAGAGAAGATAGACAGAGATAGAGAATTGTATATGAACTTCAGAGAATAAATGTGTATTGCTATATTTCTTTCGTACAGTATGTTGTGCCTTTTATACAAATACAAGTTTGCTGTCAGTTAACAAGGATATAGACAATACATGAGTTGTTGGGATACAGACTTTATCAAGTACTAACTATTCTTATCACATGTGGCAGCTTTGGTTTGTTGTGTTTGTTGCTTCTCTCTATCTCTTGTTCTGTTATGCCCCCGCAAGATGGTGGGACTAAGAGTAACACCAATCTTGGACTTGAGATGAATAAACCGTTGCTTGTGTAAGGGTTTGGTAAGCAGATCTGCAAACTGATTCATTGTTGAAACATGAGAAATAGTTAAGGCGCCAGCAACAACCTTATCACGAACAAAGTGATAGTCCAGTGCGATGTGTTTCATCCTGGAGTGAAATATAGGATTTACACACACATAAGTAGCTCCAAGATTATCGCAAAACAGATGAGGCGGTCTATCGGTTGAAGAGCATAGCTCACTAAGGAGATTGGACAACCAAGATAATTCAGCAGCAGTGGAAGCAATGGCTCGATATTCGGCTTCTGTGGAGGATCGAGCGATAGTTCTTTGCTTCTTAGAACACCAAGAGATGGGATTGGTGCCTAAGAATATGACATAGGCAGAGATGGAAGAGTAGTTATCTCGATTACCAGCCCAACCCGCATCGGAATAAGCAGTAAGATGTAATGACTTCGAGTGTTGCAAATGAAGACCATGAGATATGGTTCCCTTTAAGTACCGTAGCACTCTCTTTGCAGCAGTCCAGTGAAAAGTAGTTGGAGCATGCATAAATTGTGCAAGTTTGTTAACAGAGAAAGCTATGTC
It encodes:
- the LOC120010479 gene encoding cytochrome P450 82A3-like, coding for MKKSFKELDQIVDGWLEVHRKKKENQDFMDALISMLDDASDLPSYDVDTIIKSTCVGFRASPGYANEKLPNAVANTATENNDPLSLMQNLVPMREKVSVCDFIEKSNEAIMLGATDTTTVTLTWALSLLINNPDVLNKAQQELNTQVGRERPVEESDVKDLVYLQAITKEVMRLYPASPLSVPHESSEDCTLSGYHIPAGTRLLVNLSKLLRDPDVWPEPNEFRPERFLTTHKNFNVRGANFEYIPFGTGRRVCPGISFSLQVMHLALAKLLHGFEISSPTGGPVDMVEGVGLTNLKANPLELHFTPRLPSHLYD